From the genome of Tripterygium wilfordii isolate XIE 37 chromosome 6, ASM1340144v1, whole genome shotgun sequence:
ACACCCCTTTTTTGGTCTCAATTGCTTCATTATCATGCTAAATATAAGGGATTACAAAGAAACACTGGGAGATTTACATCAAGCATCAAACTTATTATTTAAGGACTAGGAGGTGAAGCTAAGTTAAGTAAGAACCAAGATAGCTATCAGGCCCAGCGCTTGCCCTTCCCTCTACCTCTACCTCTACCTCTACCTCTACCTCTACCTCTACCTCTACCTCAACCTCAACTCAAACTCCATACCACCCCAAACCAAATGGATCATCAGCTCCTTCAGCATCATTGTCCACAAACCCACCTACAGACATATCTATATCATCAGCATCTATCCTTGGCCTAGACAAGGTTTGATCCAACACGAACAAACTTCGATCAAACATTGTAATCTTATTATGTCCACCTCTTGCAGCTCCAGCTGAAGCCACGGCAAGGTCAGCCTTCTCACTAATATCACATTCCCTGTCTCTTGTAATCTTACGCCTTTTTCCCATTGCAGCATCTTCGGCCTCCTCTAACCTtctttccctctccctctcttgaGGTTGCTCTTCACAAATTTCCTCCCGCCGTACCTGCTCTTCCCTTTCCTCCCTTGTCTCTTTTGGCATGTCCTTATCCCTCCTCACTGTTTCATAATCCCCTGTCATACTGGCACCATCAATCACACCATTCTCAGATGCAATTGGAATGGCAGATGGGGGAGCCACACCAGTTTTCTCATCAGATTGTGCCTTTGCTGCTAATGCCTGTAATTCTTGCTCCTTCCTCtccttccccttccccttccccttcaTAAGCATTTCTTTCTGAAATTTAGCGACTGCTTCTTCTCTAGCCTTCTGCTCAGCATCGTAAAGCGCCTCTGATAGCATGGCTAAATTATAATTGATTTGAACGTCCTAAGAAACCACAAAGTGAAAATACAAAACCACCAGGATAAGAACTAATCAGAGGACAGCGTAAACTAtttataacaaaattaaaaaaaaaaaaacaaaaagcagAGAAAAATGGATTGAAAATCTGCAACGGTGGCAATCTCGGAACAAAGAAAATAGTCGGCTATGAAACAATTAACTAGACAGCTAATATCGAACTATCGGATCAGAACAAAAGGGTTATTGATGAGAACTACATCACATAATCAACTCAAATTTCTTAAATTAATCCAAACACAGCAACTAATTTTGAATTAAacgaaccctaaccctaaccctaacaaCAACAAGGCTACCACTATCAAAAAAGAAACCCCAACCCTAACAACAAAAGCTGCATACCTGCAAGGAGATCCGGACACAAGCAACGAAGCGTATCGATCGATAAAGAGACAGATTAGCGATCTGCTTCCTCCTAATTTCGAAGCCGCCTCCGTTTACTTACTTCCGATATCTGTTTTTGTCGAATACATGATGATGGCAGGAGGATGAATATATAGGCATAGATCAAGAGATCTTGACCGTTCAATACTCTTCCACTTTTAAACAGATCCGATGCGGACTGGGATTTAAAAAACGGTAGTGATACATATCCCAACAAAATATATCCCAGAGTATCCCAGTCTATGTGGCAAACACACATCATGTGATATGGAAAGtagatattttgttattttttagggACAAAATTACCCTtctttcttgatttaatttcctttactGCTGCTGACATCATCTTATAACATCACAtgtttttaccttttcttttttaaaagaaaattcaaaacgttttatctctcaaaatacatgtttgatttcgaaaaaaattacatattcgaaatcaacatgtaaaactatttccaacaagatccattgtcgatatgtTTTATTGGATCGTTATTAATTGCattattttgaaaaacaatgcaattacactatttcattatcatattgtaattacattaatttttagttacaaagatttttattacattgttttattgctattacattgtttttgtgtaactaCATTGTTTTAGTAATAatctagaaaattaaaaaatatgtaattaAAGTACATTTCATTATCAGACtataattaaattgtttttgaattacacatactataattacattatttttgaattaCTCAgataataattacattatttttttaattacatgtAATAACAATCTTTAactataaaaaataatgtaataaaaaaaaagcaataataGGTTGTACTCTTGCTACAGCTTTCTAATTGTACTTTAGCCTTCTCTCCCACAGCTACCTTCGTCCAACCATACCCAATATCCACTTTTTGTTTTGCAGCTCACCACCGCTCACAACTTCAATCAACGTtgtcgtcttctttttttttccatacacAGTTGAccgtgaggtgaggtgaggcgTGCGAGGAGGAGGGAGAAGAGatagggaagagagagaaatgatagaggaagaagaggaaaagaaagCAAGGATATGTGgggaaataatttaaaaaatttaattaatgtcATGTTTGGCATGTACAGTTAGGATGTCACATAGTATATTGTTGGGATGTAAATTTGTTGGGATATATAACTTtttcgtttaaaaaaaattgaggcctAATGGAGTAAATTGAGCTCATGAGAGTCCTGGGCTCAGAAATagtcctttttttatttttattttttggagatTGTTGGCCGGTTCCCTATATTAAAAAATTACTGATCCCAATATATCGGTCCAAACCCTATTGGAAATAAGTCCACTTCGGTGTCATTTAACGAAATAAGTAACGACGTTAAATGTGATACTCTTATGTGATATTCTTCTATGAATCCTTTCTCAATCAGAGTGGGGCACCAATATCAAATTCTTCTTGATATCTGGGACATGCTTAACATTCAGCAGTGCAAGCTTGTTCCTAGAAATGAACTTCAAGATTATCTATCCGACTCCCTCAATGGTGGTTGGAGCAGAGTTGGTCATATAGACCTTTTCACTATTATCTTTCTTCTCGTATGTTGAGAAGAGGCTCTTGTGGACGTAGATATGAGGGTTTGCGCCTATGTCCATCCACCAGTCTTTGGTATTTGTCACCATATTCACTTGAGAAATGATTGTAGCAAAATCTCTTGGTCTTCCTCCTGCTCAACCTGGTGGGCTTGTTTCTTTCCCTTGCTCTTGGCCTTGTCCCTCCTTGTTAGGACGCTTGTTTCTTTCCCTTGCTCTTGGCCTTGTCCTTTTCCTTGTTAGGACTCTTTATGCAATCTTCGGCCGATgtccaggttttttttttttttcctttttcttttttatatgctgttttttttttataagcttcATGTACCTGTTAGCAACAACATACAGAATATCACTGGCCTAAGTCGTAAAAAGAAAACCATCAACAAAAAGGCAACATCTTCCATTGCAGTTTTTACTATCACGCGTGGAAGTTTTGTAGTAAACAACTGAAATATATTTATCTACACTGATTACACAAAAAGAATTTGCTGTAAGATCTGGTGTCAAACATGGGTTCAAAATCTTTGTCTAACatgtgaataaaaaaaaagaagatgcaaTTTTTGCAGTATAGAGCATTGAGTACTCTATAAAGAATCTGGTTAGCCTACAAAATCAGTTATAGAGGAGGAtagaaataagaagaaaaagaaaagccaaGGAAAAGCAGGCCTCCGACTGTAGCAACCGTCTTTTGTGAGATCTTAGATGCTAACATGCTTCCACCTATCACCGCCAGTGACGTACAGACAGTATGTCCTATTGTAGCCCCAATGGCGACTCCAACTGCATTTTTGTGTGTTGCCAGCTGCAAGataagaagaaggaaaacattACAAGAAGTGTTTTTGAATCTATACAAGAGCTTTCACAAATGCTACAGAATAGGAAATAGTTTCGACTGGGttgtcacaaaaacatgatgTAAAACTGCAGACTATTCACTCTTGGGCTGTCAATTTTTGCTAGCTGCTAAAGGTGCCCGACTTTTTGCCTTTTCCAGCTTCAGGGGATGGCGCTGAAATAGGTGAGTATTGTTCAACTAGAATGGGTTTTAAGGGACTCAGAAGTCTCAGTTACAGATTATGGAACTGCTACATTTTGCTAGCTGTAGTGCTTATAGGATGCATGAGAAAAGCCCAACATTTCATGCGcatgagagtttttttttccccaatagGCGAAAGTTAGTCATGTTCCACAATAGGATTGTTGTTTCCCCATGCCCCAGTAACAAAGTTGTCATCATCAGTATCATGCAACAAGTTAACCATAAAGGAATTCAAAGTTTCATACATCATCCAGATTCCTCAACCCCCATATGGTCCCACACATTAtgcaaagaaacaaacaagaatAACACAGGCGACAAAATATACTTAGAGCGGAAAAAATTGGTCGACAACATCTCAAAAGTTGAAAGCCGAACCACATTAACATCTCCAAAAATTCTTACATATCATCTACCATGGGAGTAAGAGGAACAAATACAAAGGAAAAATCACAAAAAGGGACATGGGAAGTTATGAACAAGAAAAATCAGAAAAGAGATAGACTCCTAATAGAAACCAATAGCAACAAACAGACAAACGAAAAAAGCAATCATCTTACCGCAATTGTTGCTATCTGGCTACGATCGCCCCACTCAGCTAGAAAGGTTAGAACAAATGACTGGACAGTGAAAAAGACATGTCAGCTTAGATAGTGATATTAGCTAAACATACTTCATGTAATTGTAAGCTGCtgccaacaaaattttcaacaatttgaTTCAAGCatctaaatactacaaaaagtAAAAAGGCAAATAACACACCTCCAAAAATATGGGGGTGCAGAATCTTGAAAAGAAGCGGCGGAAGGCTGTTTTCCCCTGCCCTGACTCAAGTTTCTCTTCTACCTGAATGATCAACTAGAAGCAATCAGGAAAGTACAATTAAGCTCACAAGTGACAAGTGCAACCTAATGCAATATCCTCCATCAACTAATAATTAATGTTGATACTGTCCTTTAAAGCCCAATGTACATATAGACTATTTAACCTGCGTTGTTTTGATGTTATGGTATTAGAATACCCCTCTAGGATACTATCTCTCGCAAGCTAGAAAAAGGTACAAATATCCCAATCAACCATTTCTGCAATGGAATGCCAGTTGCTTTAGTATGAGTTTCTTTGTCTGCCCTAAGGAGAAATTAGAGCCTCTACAACATCACACAACTATCagtaagcaaaaaaaaataagtggAAGGCAGTTTTCTTTTGACACTTGAATCATCtgtatgtgtgtttgtgtgtatgAGAGTGAGAGTTCTAAGAGTCAGCTACACGCCGTAAGACAGGACAACGGTTTATAAATGAAGGTATCTATAGCAGAAAAGGAATGGCACCTAATAATAGCTGTAAATGAACCAAAAATAGAGAACCAGCAAATATGAA
Proteins encoded in this window:
- the LOC120001134 gene encoding SNW/SKI-interacting protein-like, whose product is MLSEALYDAEQKAREEAVAKFQKEMLMKGKGKGKERKEQELQALAAKAQSDEKTGVAPPSAIPIASENGVIDGASMTGDYETVRRDKDMPKETREEREEQVRREEICEEQPQERERERRLEEAEDAAMGKRRKITRDRECDISEKADLAVASAGAARGGHNKITMFDRSLFVLDQTLSRPRIDADDIDMSVGGFVDNDAEGADDPFGLGWYGV